The Marmota flaviventris isolate mMarFla1 chromosome Y, mMarFla1.hap1, whole genome shotgun sequence DNA window atgaaaaaagtactgataactaaagtactccctacagccaagctggtggtactatatgaacatcaagcaaatagtaacaataacgagttataaccaatatataagaatctatgagtccatttgcttatttattaatatcaatattcatattgaataagtaagcaaataaataaatgtcattgatgggaaagctgcttattatattatacttataacctaaaaatgaagaagcagtgagaaaaataggaaaaatattttgtaaaacaaaatatcaatacaagttaaaatctatgctgtcaaaaatcatcaatggatgctctgtcaaaaatgcaactaaaattgaagtattaacatagtctgatattacttcctttggacctttattggtgaaaaaaatcaaaacagtatctttataatggaaaacttcaataaactccatcttactcaggtgataaaagttaaaatcaccaataatgagatgtcaaatataccaatataatgtactgagcattgaagaacagtacttcaatgacattctggtcagaatggataacaagaatctaatgatgtaaaaatatgagctgcagcccaataaaggaacattctgcaacctagctaacttatataactaccgacattctgtgggttgttttcctttgatttttgtttgtttggtttagccattctctcttatgaagtttatttttccaggtttttcttggattctctctctctctctctctctctctctctctctctctctctctctctctccctctcccttcccctctctcacagcccctgcccctccccctctcttcccactttcctccctccatccctcaaaaaaacatatatgtaggtaagttctatgcatatatctgagatcttctgcacatagcacagtaatgctgtctcaatgttactgtataaaactgcataatggacaccgatctcagcttagctgacaaagtactcattttgtaagcactcagataattatatgatactcattaagttctaccaagttaatgatgaaaattcattttctttaatataccaggactgtttcagtgtacaGGAAAAGAACAGTACCGCTGGCAACTGCTTTGCTTTGTACCTCTATGCAGATTCCAGAGGGGCAACTATGTGCAATTTGCCTttccaaaggaagcaatcaaatatcttcatgtttgttgtgccacaaaaacaagacctcagctctgccatgattttattctcttttagtgctgagtaatatcccattgtgtatatatgacacatttttttttttatccattcatccactgaagggcatctacgctgggtccactgtttagctattgagaattgtgctgctataaacattgatgtggctatgaccctgtagtatgctgcttttaagaagaggataaacaatcaacaaatatatgaaaaaatgctcatcatctctagcaatcagaaaatgcaatcaaaactactctaagatatcatttcactccagtcagaatgaagaCTCTTCTTCATTCTAGCttaattttgaacatatataGCCCCCTTTTGGTTCCTCAGTCACTTCTCCCCAGCATGTGACaggaatttgttaaattcattcagtcCCTTCTGATTCATTCTCCTTTCACAGATGAAAGGTGAATTCAGCTCTTTCATATGTTAAGGGATTTGGACATTTCAGGAATAAACTATTAGCAGGTCCACTTGGGTACATATCGAAAATCACAACCGACAGCTACctttaggcttttcttttctagatttcacATGTGAGGGAACCCCTGAGATATTTGTAGAActgagaaatattattaataagaaattatctcatagtttctatGAGTCAAGAATCTGGGTTCAGATTGGTTGTCCTCTAGCTCTGGGTCTGCTTTATAAGGGTGAATTATCCCAAGGCTCAACTGGGAAGGATCCTCTTCCTAATTAAATCAAGTAGCTGTTATTTGGATTCAGTGCTCTgcagtttattttgctgaggactCAGTTCCTCCTAAGGTATTCCTTAAAATGTGGGCCTCTTTATTGAGCAtttcataatatgttttaataaaaatgagaaagcacaTGTGCAAGAGAGATTGCTACCAAGAAAGTGTTCTAGCAAAGATAAAATTGATGATGTTAATGGCATTCCATTACTTTTGTAGGATTTTAGCTATTAGAAGCAAATCTCTAGATACAGCCCATACTCATGCCATTCAACTGAACTGGATTACACAAGGGTATAAACATCAATTGGTTAAGATCACTGAGATCCTATGAGAAGctgcattctaaataaaaaattgatgattGTGTAGGGAAACATAAAGTACAAATCTGTTGGGAAGGTGGACTGatatattctagaaaacaatgtggcaatatttagtaaaattattgctTTGGACTGAATGTGcctcccaaaattcacatgttaataCCCTTATCATTAATGTGATGGTAATTGGAGATAGGAGATAATTAAATTTGGTCATGAGGGCTGTGTCTCAGATTAATGCCCTTATTAAAAGAGGAAGACCCCTAAATCTCTCCTTCTGTATGCATCCACCAAAGAAAGCATATGAAGACGTAACCCGGAAACCAACCTTCATTAGAACCTGACTATGCTGCTACAAAACACAGAAACCAGTTATGATACATTCAAACATACATTTAACAAGGCCATATACAAGGacagaattcaaatataaaataataattctattgttGAGAAGGGAACTAGTGCTAgattctaagaagaaagaaaaatttgaataaaagagaaggaatcttGCAAAACTCAATGATGATAATGTGACCAGGctccaaaaatagaataaaaataaggataaaatgcaattttcatcagtgggtagttaattttattcctttcctataaGTTGAAGGcctggaagaaaacaattttaaaaattggcagccTTTAATGCCAAATGCAGTAAGTATATTGATATCCATTAATGGGAATATGTCTtgtttgtagcattattcacatatcttctgataattaaagaaaaatataaccatattaCTTTTGGATGGATTTTAGGTACATTATCCAAAATACTAACTAATGGCTaagggaaagatagcagaatgagtTTGTAGGAGTAGCTTTGGGGAATACTTTGGTAGAGGAAGATCTCTACCACCTGTACTACCACTATTGAACACTATATAAGAATTAGGGTGGGGTGGCTCTTTcaggtatattaaagaaaagtctcCTTTGCCCAACCAGATCATTTTTGCCTTCCTAGCATCTCCTCTCCCCCACATCCCAGAAGTGCCAAGAGTGTTGATTTGCAATATCTAAGCTATAGCCTGGTTTCCCTAGCAACCTCCCTAGCCTCTTCATGTACAGAAGTGTCAGAGAGAGTGCTTTGTGAGGTCTAACCTCCTCCTTAGTCCTCATTGGCTGGGGAGTAACTTGCTGGCCAATGAAGGCTGAAGGGTGTGGCCCTTCATTGTCTTGGGAGGACATATATGCCTAGGATCCTTACAGCTCTTCATAAGACCACTGGGAGGCTTCAGTATGGCTAAGGCaaccaagaaatcacagaagcctAATGCAGATATGGCCCAGTCAACATCatcgatgaaagaaagaaagaatatgaagactTCCTATCATCACTCCAGATGCGGAAGAGGCAGCAAGGTAAGATAACCCAACCCAAGCTTCTCCTTTCTGCATTCATTCCCCACGACCTAagactcctatttatttttcatctggcaCAAACCCCTACTTCACATGTATATCCTATCTTCTTTTCCCAAACCAATGCCCTTATGGCCTCTCTGTTGTCCTTACAGATACTAAAGTCCACCAATAAGGgtaaaaaaacacttcaaaataattcaagcaaaagagactcagaaaagccttccacatctctgaaaaaatctaagaaaactaaaggaaCAATACTCTTTGGTCATTATCATCggctaaatgaaaaactgaatagagagccagaaatggaaaatacccCAGAAACCTCCAGCATTTCAAGTGATGATCTGGACAGCAAGTAATTGAGTGGGGCCAGAGACCTCAGAATAATCTGCAGAGTGTCCAGAGGTCTGGCAGCTAAGAAATGGCTCAATTTTACCACAGGTTACTAACATTAATggtggtgaaaataaaatcaatctgatGTGAAAAGATGTGTATCTCTGTGAGCCTCTGATGCTGGAGTGGGAACAAATAAAAGGTAGAAGTAGGTGTTTGAGAAGGGAGAGATGTGGGATCTGTggagttggagttcaaaagataaaTTGTTATCCACACATTGAAGGATAAAGACAAAGTGAGGACTGAGGACTGAAGACAAACTTCCTCTTTATACTTGATCCCACAGGCAAGGCGAAAAGGACTTCATGTTTCTCCCTATTTGTGTATGGCTTTAGTATGTAGATTTCCAGAAACTGTATAAGGTGAGGCATGTGAGTGgcagtatctcaaaaaatatacaagGAGTCACCTGAGGAACACTGACCTCATAGTGGTGTTTGTTACTCCATACCCTATTATGTAAGCAACTAATGGCTCTCAGAAGGGCTAAAGAACTCACTCTATCATCCCTAGGAAAGTAATGGTGATTGAAAGAACAAATCCAGAACCAATCAGCCCACTTAAGAAATTTGGGGTAGAGTAAGCCATTGGGAGTGGTCTGCCTCATGTGCTGGCAAGAAAATGGAGCATTCATTGTTCATGGAGAAGTTTTAAGCAACATGGCTCCTCCTACAAATATCTTTAagctttatctttttcaaagttgttttcatcCATGAAAAGAGTTTCATGCTTAATTTATGGAACTATAATTGAAGCACAAGAACCTGTACGTGATTAAAAAGTttgtatgtgggctggggttgtggctcagtggtagagcacttgtctggcatctgtgaggcactgggtttgatcctcagcatcacataataattaaataaaataaaggtattgggtccacctacaactatttttttaaagttcgtatgttttatcacacacacacatactaatcacaattataagagtgaatatatccatcattccttaaaatttccaaatgctgtTAGTCCCTTTTGTGATAGTAAAATACCTGAGGATgggtacattattttttaaaaaaagatttcacaattttggaagctgaaagtctgaGATTGGGCAGCCTCACCTAGTTGgcctctgatgagggccttcCTGCTATGTCATAACATGGGCTGATGGCTTCACATGATGaaggaagtatgtgtgtgtgtatgtgagaggtaaatcacatggaaagagagaaacagagtagGAAAGGGTCAAAATTGCTCCTTTATAACATCTCTTCTCTCATGGAAACAAATTCAGTCCTACAATCAGCATGATGAGCATTAGTATCTTCAGAGGGGTGATTATTAAAGGGGTGatcatctcccactaggccccacctcttaaagttgtcTTCCAACCTTTCAATACCAAatatactggggaccaaaccatattcaaactacaGCATGCTTCTTGGCAAtatctccctcctacccctccctgTACCCCCATCTCCAGGTAACTACTGTCTTGCTTGTGGCCACtatcagtttccattttctagaggtttataaaaatggagtcatgaaatatatactctttttttcatctagcctcttagaaaattcttctcacccctcaaaaatcttttattgttttaatttctaaaagatgcctgcagtcagtaagtttttttttaagttatagttggacacaaagccttcattttatttattgaattttatgtggtgcggaggattgaacttagtgcctcacgtgctaggcgagtgcgctatcactgagccacaaccccagccctgctaataagttttaaatgtgtatatataaggtaCAAAAAGGACATTATTAGCACTTGTACATTAATTATCAGATATATTATGTGAGGGAATTAATGTGGAGAAATTATTGTTATACTATTAACCTTAGATATCATGTAATTAAGTTACTGCTTTCCTTTCTAAAGTAAGTTCCTCAGGATCTAGTATGGCTTGCAGTGCATTTCAGGCCACTATTCTGTGGTCTTGTATGACACATGTATTCTAGCACTTAAAcagctgtttctaaataaacattgatagcacggtgattgtaaaataaaagcaataatataaaagaaattaatttcttatgtgcTGTCATTTCATGAAGAGTTTATTTGTGCTCATGCTTAAATCAGTAAATCAAAGTGCAAATGAGAGTTTAAGTTCTTACATGATTTATGCGTGTACTTTGATGAAgttgaattatatctttaaaagtaaatttattcttgtttaattgttcaatgtttatttaaaaaatattaaatgtaacacCATATGGATGATTTATTAGTTGACTAGATTGtaccttttgcttttctatccattattacttcttgtttaaattcatgattattattcttctattgaagagtgagcatttaaaaacattggcCACTTAGAGTTTAATATGTCATTTATGCCAATggttaacaatatttttcatcatattttgctCCTAGGatatgactgtttttattttgaacatctttatttagatataattgacatgtaataaattacatgtaataaattacacataaaataataaattagatttaacatttcacctgtaaaaccatcaccattattaaaaaaaaaaaaaaaaaagaatattatcattACCTAAACAGTTTCCTCAAACCACTTCCCCAAGCCCTGTCCATTGCCATACAAGCACTGATCAGCTTTCTGGATCTGtagattagtttatattttctagagttttatataaatggaatcacaatttGTACTTTTGTATGGTTCTTTCACTCAGTGAAAATTGAGAGTCATCAATATTATTGAGTACATCTACATTAcaagatttgcatatattatgattttaagtaGCATTAAATTGAATCTCCACCAATTAGTTACCTTATTCCTTTCACTCAAGTTGCCCCAATGGTTATGTCTTccacaaatatattactttttcattaggaaattgatattgacacaattcatttaacttactaatatttcaccaggtttacattaacaaatttttatatgtatttgtgtttggTTCTGTGGAATTTTCTCATGTGTAGCATTTTCTGTAACTATTACTATAGTCAACATGCAGAACAGTTCCATCCAAGGAACACTtttgctacatatatatatatatatatatatatatatatatatatatatatatataaccatagtcacctctagtcacttctccatccctgaaatcaagtaatttattctttatgatttttatgatttttttcattagaaaaaaatgttacataaatggaataactcAGTTTGGAaccattttgtatctttcttttttcactcagaataaatcTCCTGTGATCTAATCAATATGTgtgtaataatagtttttttgtttgcttcaatcattcattgattaatccatttggtttgataaatcattaatttattaaagaacactaTGTAGCCACAattctctagaaaaacaaaacaaaagtataaagttaggttgatagatagaagatagatagataatcagtcaggcaagaagggaggcagaaataataagagatctATTAAAGGAATTGACTTAGGCAGCTATGAGCACTAAGATGTCCTAAAATAGGCTATTTGAAAGCTGTAGACCCTGGGATGCAATTATCATTGCTCAGTCTAAGATTGAAAATTTCAGAACCAGAGAAGTCAAAGGTATCATTAATTCTCAGTCTGAAACTGAAGGCCTATCAACCCTGAGGGTGCTAGTATGAGTCCTAGAGTCCCAAAGCCAGAAAGTCTGGAGTACTGATGTTGAAGGTCAGGAGAAGAAGTGTTGCTATTCCCGAAAAGATATGGgaatccttttctctccatttttaaaaaattattttattttttacacaaatggagcacaacttttcatttctctggtttttacGTCATGGAGATTAATTGCATAAACATAACCACTCATAGGAATAATAACGTCCCTCTCATTCTATTCAAGGACCTAGCCAGTAGAATGGTGCCCACCTACATTAATGGCTGATTTTCTTCACTCAGTTAACTAACATGTCAATTTCCTCTAGAAACGTGTtcatagacacacacagaagTATTCCCAGGTTTCTAAGTATTCATTAACCCaaacaagttgacacataaattaattatcatagatatctttgttgtttctaattttagaagattaaaataaagatgatatggcATTCCTGTATAAATTTTGAGTGTGAATGTGATCTTCCAACTTTCTGGAATAATACCCAAGAATACAAATTTTAGGTCATCTgataaatgtattgtttagttgtgtgagaaattttcatatgactttccagttggttgtaccattttaaattcccaccagcaatctacaagggatataatttctctgcattctcactAGAATTTAGTGCTAtcactttatatttaagttattctggtgcatgtataatgatatacaattagcattttgatttgaatttctcctatGGTTGATatagttgaacatgtttttatatgcttgttttccatctacaaatcccctttgtaaaaatttccactcatatttctagcccatttctctttctttctcattggagACACTTGCACAGTAAGACTTGGATAAATTTGAAGACAGGTGTACATAAATACAGAaccattttataattgctttttctttcttccatcccttAATCTTATTGGAAAggcataagaaaatgaatcatttcttatttaatccagaatttccttaattggattttaggatctctgttttaaagagcagattatctgaatttttaagacctcttacaatattattttgtattttctttctacccaCATACCATTAACTGGTATTTTCTCCTAGATCCCGAtgaattttctgttgttaaataatactttaaatattggtattaaacaaaggattgctatatgttccttcatataacattttcttcctctactaTGTTGTTATAATCCCTTTTGGCTTTTGGGTGCTCAATGTCGCTCCTATGTAAAAAATGCTGGATTTGGGATtctaatatttggcttttgggatGTACCATTAAGGGATTACATGTAGATTTTGTGGCTGTGGTCTGCTTTTACTTAACAATTCTCCATTCTATTACTGCATCCATCTTTGCCCCTATAATATATGCATTCAGTCATTTCAATGATACTCAACCACATGAGAACCACCTCCAAACTATGTAAAATCATCTCCTCCATAACCTTGTATAACACTGGTTCTGGTAAATAATTTATCCTTAAAGTTTTCTTCCATACCTATTCCAAAGGGTTCTGCAACACACATCAGTCTTGGTACCATACTAaacaatttatgaatattaacaatATGATTAGCCTGTATTGGTGTATGTGGGTAATTTAAACCTTTGATTTCCTTTGTCagatttacttgatattttcaaaaatcaaaactagagGAAATTCTACAGACATTATATACTGAACTGCTTAGGGATTTTTTCTCTGGTttcaacattccttggaaaaatcaGTCAGAGGATAGCTATCATACTGGATGATTAAGGAATTCCTAGCCAATCACTTCAAACTGAAATAACCACAAACAGTCCTGCCATATCTCGCCACTCAGGCTCTTTAAGTAAGCAGAGAATCATCCTCTGAAATCTAATCCCTTTCttgattattatatctttattacaCAAGGTTCCTAGAATCATATGCCAACATACTTCAGGAATTTTTGTCTATACATTTGCAAAGATAAATTATGATCTGTGTTAGatgtaattttgcttt harbors:
- the LOC139703555 gene encoding uncharacterized protein CXorf51A-like, translating into MAKATKKSQKPNADMAQSTSSMKERKNMKTSYHHSRCGRGSKILKSTNKGKKTLQNNSSKRDSEKPSTSLKKSKKTKGTILFGHYHRLNEKLNREPEMENTPETSSISSDDLDSK